One Mycolicibacterium crocinum DNA window includes the following coding sequences:
- the nuoI gene encoding NADH-quinone oxidoreductase subunit NuoI, whose product MPDFLDAVKGFGVTFGTMFKRPITEEYPEKPGPVAPRYHGRHQLNRYADGLEKCIGCELCAWACPADAIYVEGADNTEEQRFSPGERYGRVYQINYLRCIGCGLCIEACPTRALTMTNVYEMADDNRSDLIYGKDKLLAPLQPGMQPPPHAMAPGATDDDYYLGHVKESTR is encoded by the coding sequence ATGCCTGACTTCCTCGACGCGGTCAAGGGTTTCGGCGTGACGTTCGGGACGATGTTCAAGCGTCCTATCACCGAGGAGTATCCCGAGAAGCCGGGGCCGGTCGCCCCGCGCTATCACGGCCGCCACCAACTCAACCGTTACGCCGACGGGCTGGAGAAGTGCATCGGCTGCGAGCTGTGCGCCTGGGCCTGCCCCGCCGACGCGATCTACGTCGAAGGCGCGGATAACACCGAGGAGCAACGCTTCTCCCCGGGTGAACGCTACGGGCGGGTCTACCAGATCAACTATCTGCGCTGCATCGGCTGCGGACTGTGCATCGAGGCCTGCCCCACCCGCGCCCTGACGATGACCAACGTCTACGAGATGGCCGACGACAACCGCTCCGACCTCATCTACGGCAAGGACAAACTACTGGCCCCACTACAACCCGGGATGCAACCACCCCCGCACGCCATGGCGCCCGGGGCGACCGACGACGACTACTACCTGGGACACGTGAAGGAATCGACGCGATGA
- the nuoH gene encoding NADH-quinone oxidoreductase subunit NuoH, giving the protein MSYPDMTVFGRDPWWLILIKAVAVFAFLMLTVLVAILLERKILGRMQMRYGPNRVGPFGLLQSLADGIKLALKEGLTPAGVDKPIYLMAPVISVIPAFLAFAVIPLGPVVSVFGHRTPLQLTDLPVAVLYILAVTSIGVYGIVLAGWASGSTYPLLGGLRSSAQVISYEIAMALSFAAVFLYAGTMSTSGIVAAQEHTWYVFLLLPSFAVYVTSMVGETNRAPFDLPEAEGELVGGFHTEYSSLKFAMFMLAEYVNMTTVSALATTLFLGGWHAPWPISLIDGANTGWWPLIWFVAKVWTFLFVFMWLRATLPRLRYDQFMALGWKLLIPVSLVWIMIVAVLHSTGHSGIVENLIAAAVLLALVVGVRRLTRGRRPGESSLQTAEFDPMAGGFPVPPLPGQRIAAVWPAPTYGVPMRNGKQVHEQVAVASWGSGDA; this is encoded by the coding sequence ATGAGCTACCCGGATATGACCGTGTTTGGCCGCGATCCGTGGTGGTTGATCCTGATCAAAGCCGTCGCGGTTTTCGCGTTCCTGATGCTGACCGTGTTGGTGGCGATCCTGTTGGAGCGCAAGATTCTGGGCCGCATGCAGATGCGGTACGGCCCGAACCGGGTCGGCCCGTTCGGGTTGCTGCAGTCGCTGGCCGACGGGATCAAGCTGGCGCTCAAGGAGGGCCTGACTCCGGCCGGGGTGGACAAACCCATTTATTTGATGGCCCCGGTCATTTCGGTGATCCCCGCCTTCCTGGCGTTCGCGGTGATCCCGTTGGGTCCGGTGGTGTCGGTGTTCGGCCACCGGACTCCGTTGCAGTTGACCGATCTGCCGGTGGCGGTGCTCTACATTCTGGCGGTCACCTCGATCGGGGTGTACGGCATCGTGCTGGCGGGGTGGGCGTCAGGGTCGACCTATCCGCTGTTGGGCGGTCTGCGCTCCAGCGCGCAGGTGATCTCCTACGAGATCGCCATGGCCCTGTCGTTCGCGGCGGTGTTCCTCTACGCCGGCACCATGTCCACCTCGGGCATCGTCGCCGCCCAGGAACACACCTGGTATGTGTTCCTGCTGCTGCCGTCGTTCGCGGTGTACGTCACCTCGATGGTCGGTGAGACCAACCGGGCACCGTTCGACCTGCCCGAGGCCGAAGGTGAACTGGTGGGCGGGTTTCACACCGAATATTCGTCGCTGAAGTTCGCGATGTTCATGCTCGCCGAATACGTCAACATGACCACTGTCTCCGCGCTGGCGACCACCCTGTTCCTCGGTGGGTGGCACGCCCCGTGGCCGATCAGCCTGATCGACGGCGCCAATACCGGCTGGTGGCCGCTGATCTGGTTCGTGGCCAAGGTGTGGACATTCCTGTTCGTGTTCATGTGGCTGCGGGCCACCCTGCCCCGACTGCGCTACGACCAATTCATGGCACTGGGCTGGAAACTCCTCATCCCCGTCTCCCTGGTCTGGATCATGATCGTCGCCGTCCTGCACAGCACCGGCCACAGCGGCATCGTCGAAAACCTGATCGCCGCTGCGGTGCTGCTGGCCCTTGTCGTTGGCGTTCGGCGCCTGACCCGCGGGCGGCGACCCGGTGAATCCAGCTTGCAGACAGCAGAGTTCGACCCGATGGCCGGTGGATTTCCTGTGCCACCCCTTCCTGGGCAGCGGATCGCCGCGGTGTGGCCGGCCCCGACATACGGAGTGCCGATGCGCAACGGAAAACAGGTACACGAGCAGGTCGCCGTCGCATCGTGGGGGAGCGGAGATGCCTGA
- the nuoK gene encoding NADH-quinone oxidoreductase subunit NuoK: MTPDYFLYLSALLFTIGAAGVLLRRNAIVMFMCVELMLNAANLAFVTFSRMHGHLDGQVVAFFTMVVAACEVVVGLAIIMTIFRTRRSANVDDAHLLRH; encoded by the coding sequence ATGACTCCCGATTACTTCCTGTATTTGTCGGCGTTGTTGTTCACGATTGGTGCGGCGGGGGTGTTGTTGCGGCGCAACGCGATCGTGATGTTCATGTGTGTGGAGTTGATGCTCAACGCCGCGAACCTGGCGTTCGTCACCTTCTCGCGGATGCACGGCCACCTCGACGGTCAGGTGGTGGCGTTCTTCACGATGGTGGTGGCCGCCTGTGAGGTGGTGGTCGGTTTGGCGATCATCATGACGATCTTTAGGACCCGACGCTCGGCGAACGTCGACGACGCCCACCTGCTGCGGCACTGA
- a CDS encoding NADH-quinone oxidoreductase subunit A codes for MTLFLPILVLGVIAAGFAVVSVVIALVIGPRRFNRAKLEAYECGIEPVAGEPAGQRFPIKYYLTAMLFIVFDIEIVFLYPWAVSFDALGTFALVEMLIFMATVFVAYGYVWRRGGLEWD; via the coding sequence TTGACTCTGTTTCTACCCATCCTGGTGTTGGGGGTGATAGCGGCTGGGTTTGCGGTGGTGTCGGTGGTGATCGCGCTGGTGATCGGACCTCGGCGGTTCAATCGGGCCAAGCTGGAAGCCTATGAGTGCGGGATCGAGCCGGTGGCCGGTGAGCCGGCTGGTCAGCGGTTCCCGATCAAGTACTACCTGACGGCGATGTTGTTCATCGTGTTCGACATCGAGATCGTGTTCTTGTATCCGTGGGCGGTCTCGTTTGATGCGTTGGGGACGTTCGCGCTGGTGGAGATGTTGATTTTCATGGCGACGGTGTTTGTGGCGTACGGGTATGTGTGGCGTCGGGGTGGGCTGGAATGGGATTAG
- the nuoD gene encoding NADH dehydrogenase (quinone) subunit D produces MVETTFTVNGSDWDALTSAAVEDRAERLVVNMGPQHPSTHGVLRLILEIEGETVTEARCGIGYLHTGIEKNLEYRTWTQGVTFVTRMDYLSPFFNETAYCLGVEQLLDITDQIPDRASVVRVMMMELNRISSHLVALATGGMELGAMTPMFFGFRERELILSVFEAITGLRMNNAYIRPGGLAADLPDDGPQRVRDLLTILPGRLRELEDLLTENYIWKARTQGIGYLDLTGCMALGITGPVLRSTGLPHDLRKTQPYCGYDTYDFDVITDTGADCYGRYLIRVGEMRQSLRIVAQCLDRLEPGPVMISDKKLAWPADLQLGPDGLGNSPAHIAKIMGTSMEGLIHHFKLVTEGIRVPAGQVYIAVESPRGELGVHMVSDGGTRPYRVHYRDPSFTNLQAVAAMCEGGMVADVIAAVASIDPVMGGVDR; encoded by the coding sequence ATGGTCGAAACAACCTTCACAGTCAACGGCAGCGATTGGGATGCCCTCACTTCGGCGGCGGTCGAGGACCGCGCTGAGCGACTTGTGGTGAATATGGGTCCGCAGCATCCCTCGACGCATGGGGTGTTGCGGTTGATCCTGGAGATCGAGGGTGAGACGGTCACCGAAGCCCGGTGCGGGATCGGCTATTTGCATACCGGGATCGAGAAGAATCTGGAGTACCGCACCTGGACCCAGGGTGTGACGTTTGTGACCCGGATGGATTATCTGTCCCCGTTTTTCAACGAGACCGCCTACTGCCTCGGCGTCGAACAACTCCTCGACATCACCGACCAAATCCCGGACCGCGCCAGCGTCGTGCGGGTCATGATGATGGAACTCAACCGCATCTCCAGTCATTTGGTGGCACTGGCCACCGGCGGCATGGAGTTGGGGGCGATGACCCCGATGTTCTTCGGCTTCCGCGAACGCGAACTCATTTTGAGTGTGTTTGAGGCGATCACCGGGTTGCGGATGAACAACGCCTACATCCGCCCCGGCGGCCTAGCCGCCGACCTTCCCGACGACGGACCCCAGCGGGTGCGCGACTTGTTGACGATCCTGCCGGGCCGGTTGCGCGAGCTCGAAGACCTGTTGACCGAGAACTACATCTGGAAGGCCCGCACCCAGGGCATCGGCTACCTGGATCTGACCGGGTGTATGGCGCTGGGGATCACCGGGCCGGTGCTGCGCTCGACCGGGTTACCGCATGATCTGCGCAAGACCCAACCGTATTGCGGGTATGACACCTATGACTTCGATGTCATCACCGACACCGGGGCGGACTGCTACGGCCGGTATCTGATCCGGGTCGGCGAGATGCGCCAATCGTTGCGCATTGTGGCTCAGTGTTTGGATCGGTTGGAGCCGGGGCCGGTGATGATCAGCGACAAGAAACTCGCCTGGCCCGCCGACCTACAACTCGGCCCGGACGGGTTGGGGAATTCGCCGGCGCATATCGCCAAGATCATGGGCACCTCCATGGAAGGGCTGATCCACCACTTCAAGTTGGTCACCGAAGGGATCCGGGTGCCGGCCGGACAGGTGTATATCGCAGTCGAATCCCCGCGCGGCGAGCTCGGCGTGCACATGGTCTCCGACGGCGGCACCCGCCCCTATCGGGTGCATTACCGGGATCCGTCGTTCACCAATCTGCAAGCGGTGGCCGCGATGTGTGAGGGCGGCATGGTCGCCGACGTCATCGCCGCCGTCGCCTCCATTGATCCGGTCATGGGAGGTGTCGACCGATGA
- the nuoF gene encoding NADH-quinone oxidoreductase subunit NuoF, with protein MVLDRVLTRHWNEPQSWTLTNYLRHDGYQALAKALTMTPVEVIDTVKESGLRGRGGAGFPTGAKWSFIPQDDAKPHYLVVNADESEPGTCKDVPLMYATPHSLIEGAIIAAYAIRARHAFIYVRGEVVPVLRRLQTAVAEAYEAGYLGENIQASGFDLDLIVHAGAGAYICGEETALLDSLEGRRGQPRLRPPFPAEAGLYACPTVVNNVESVASVPPILLNGVGWFTSMGTEKSPGCTIYSLSGHVTKPGQYEAPLGITLRELLAYAGGVRAGHELKFWTPGGSSTPLLTAEHLDVPLDYEGMASVGSMLGTKALQIFDETTCVVRAVRRWTQFYAHESCGKCTPCREGTYWLSQIYADLENGWATYADLHNLLDIADTLNGKSFCALGDGAASPVISSIRHFRAEYEEHLSGGCPFDPRAAMLAAPEEVGA; from the coding sequence ATGGTGCTAGACCGTGTGCTGACCCGTCACTGGAACGAGCCGCAATCCTGGACACTCACCAATTACCTGCGCCACGACGGCTACCAAGCCCTCGCCAAGGCGCTGACGATGACACCCGTCGAGGTCATCGACACGGTCAAGGAGTCCGGTCTGCGCGGGCGCGGCGGTGCCGGCTTCCCGACCGGTGCCAAGTGGTCGTTCATTCCGCAGGACGATGCCAAACCGCACTATCTCGTGGTCAACGCCGACGAGTCGGAACCCGGTACGTGCAAGGACGTTCCGCTGATGTACGCGACACCCCACTCCTTGATCGAGGGTGCGATCATCGCGGCCTACGCTATCCGGGCCCGGCACGCCTTCATCTATGTGCGCGGTGAGGTGGTGCCGGTGCTACGCCGGTTGCAGACCGCGGTGGCCGAGGCCTACGAGGCCGGCTATCTCGGGGAGAACATCCAGGCCTCGGGGTTCGACCTCGATCTGATCGTGCATGCCGGTGCGGGCGCCTATATCTGCGGTGAGGAAACCGCCCTGCTGGATTCGCTGGAGGGTCGGCGCGGCCAACCTCGCCTGCGCCCACCGTTTCCCGCCGAAGCCGGGCTGTACGCCTGCCCGACGGTGGTCAACAACGTCGAATCCGTCGCCAGCGTCCCGCCGATCCTGCTGAACGGCGTCGGGTGGTTCACTTCGATGGGCACTGAGAAATCACCGGGGTGCACCATCTACTCGCTGTCGGGGCATGTGACGAAACCGGGTCAGTACGAGGCTCCGCTAGGGATCACGTTGCGTGAGTTGCTGGCCTACGCCGGTGGAGTCCGGGCCGGTCACGAGCTGAAGTTTTGGACGCCGGGCGGGTCGTCGACCCCGCTGCTGACGGCCGAACATCTCGACGTGCCACTGGATTACGAAGGTATGGCGTCGGTCGGTTCGATGCTCGGCACCAAGGCGCTGCAGATTTTCGACGAAACCACCTGTGTGGTGCGAGCGGTGCGGCGCTGGACCCAGTTCTACGCCCACGAATCCTGCGGCAAGTGCACACCCTGCCGCGAAGGCACCTACTGGCTCAGCCAGATCTATGCCGACCTCGAGAACGGCTGGGCCACCTATGCGGACCTGCACAACCTGCTCGACATCGCCGACACGCTGAACGGAAAGTCGTTCTGCGCGTTGGGTGATGGGGCGGCTTCGCCGGTGATCTCGTCGATCAGACATTTCCGCGCCGAGTACGAAGAGCACCTCAGCGGTGGCTGTCCGTTCGACCCACGCGCGGCGATGCTCGCCGCGCCGGAGGAGGTGGGGGCCTGA
- a CDS encoding NADH-quinone oxidoreductase subunit J, whose translation MTAVMFWILAPLTLVAAVGVVVSRKAVYSAMFLGAAMINLAVLYVAQDALFLGVVQIVVYTGAVMMLFLFVLMLIGVDSADSLIETLRGHRVAAALTGLGFGILLIAGIGSVATSGLTGLTEANAGGNVQGLATLIFTRDLWAFELTSALLITAALGAMVLAHRERFERRKTQRELVVERFQTGARATPHPNPGVYALHNAVNTPARLPDGSDCALSVSRTLTRDGTVLSLLVTRDHENDGALNQEVSQ comes from the coding sequence ATGACAGCTGTGATGTTCTGGATCCTCGCGCCACTGACACTGGTGGCGGCCGTCGGCGTTGTCGTGAGTCGAAAAGCGGTGTATTCGGCCATGTTCCTCGGCGCGGCGATGATCAACCTTGCGGTGCTGTACGTCGCGCAGGATGCGCTCTTCCTCGGCGTCGTGCAAATCGTGGTCTACACCGGTGCGGTGATGATGCTGTTCCTATTCGTTCTCATGCTGATCGGTGTCGACTCGGCCGACTCGCTGATCGAGACGCTCCGCGGGCACCGTGTGGCCGCGGCCCTCACTGGCTTGGGGTTCGGCATTCTGCTGATCGCCGGGATCGGCAGCGTGGCGACGTCGGGACTCACCGGTTTGACGGAGGCCAATGCGGGCGGGAATGTGCAGGGTTTGGCGACGTTGATCTTCACCCGTGATCTGTGGGCGTTCGAGTTGACCAGTGCGTTGTTGATCACCGCTGCGCTCGGGGCGATGGTGTTGGCGCACCGGGAGCGCTTCGAGCGGCGAAAGACCCAGCGGGAGTTGGTGGTCGAGCGCTTCCAAACTGGGGCGCGAGCCACACCGCATCCCAATCCCGGTGTGTACGCATTGCACAATGCCGTCAACACCCCGGCGCGGCTGCCGGACGGAAGCGACTGCGCGCTCTCGGTGAGCCGAACTCTCACTCGCGACGGCACCGTCTTGTCGCTGCTCGTTACGCGCGATCACGAAAATGACGGCGCGCTGAATCAGGAAGTGAGCCAATGA
- a CDS encoding NADH-quinone oxidoreductase subunit G, protein MTLIDVNMITVTIDDVDVRVPKGTLVIRAAELMGVQIPRFCDHPLLDPVGACRQCLVEVEGQRKPMASCTTTVSDGMVVRTQFTSEAAEKAQHGVMELLLINHPLDCPVCDKGGECPLQNQAMSGGRTESRFDKVKRTYPKPINLSSQVLLDRERCVLCARCTRFSEQIAGDPFISLLERGALQQVGIGPGEAFDSYFSGNTVQICPVGALTGTAYRFRARPFDLVSSPSVCEHCASGCAQRTDHRRGVVLRRLAGDDPEVNEEWNCDKGRWAFTYARVGDRITTPMIRESGRLRPASWSEALGAAAHGLSAAGGAGVLVGGRATAEDAYAYAKFARMALNSNDIDFRSRPHSVEEQEFLAAHVAGRRDISYADLQTAPMVVMAGLEPEDESPIVFLRLRKAVRKRGLRIVTIAPFASPGSVKLGANVVLTEPGQEAVALDGLTGALPPDAIILAGERLATSRGALSAVTRLAQQTGARLAWIPRRAGDRGAVDTGCLPNLLPGGRPVQHARAREQVERAWGTTGLPDRPGLNLSEMVTLGAGALLVGGVDPADVPDPPAMLSAIESAGFVVSLEIRRSAVTDRADVVFPVATVTEKTGSFLNWEGRPRPFEAALSTSDASDHRILHNLAAAMGIDLGTPDAATVHAEIARLGSWDGMHSALADYLPTPPAERAQGEAVLAGWRLLLDAGRLQDGEPFLAGTARPAVVRLSAVTAAGIGAANGDVIVVSTGRGEIALPLAITEMPDGVVWLPLNSPGSPVHERLGVTAGAVVRIERERTA, encoded by the coding sequence ATGACGTTGATCGACGTCAACATGATCACGGTCACGATCGACGATGTCGACGTTCGAGTGCCTAAAGGCACGTTGGTGATTCGGGCGGCGGAGTTGATGGGTGTGCAGATCCCGCGGTTCTGTGATCATCCGCTGTTGGATCCGGTCGGGGCGTGCCGGCAGTGTCTGGTCGAGGTGGAGGGCCAGCGCAAGCCGATGGCCAGCTGCACCACCACGGTGTCTGACGGCATGGTGGTGCGCACCCAGTTCACCTCCGAGGCCGCCGAGAAGGCGCAGCACGGGGTGATGGAGCTGCTGTTGATCAACCACCCGTTGGACTGCCCGGTGTGTGACAAGGGCGGTGAATGCCCGCTGCAGAACCAGGCCATGAGCGGTGGACGCACGGAGAGCCGATTCGACAAGGTGAAGCGGACGTATCCGAAGCCGATCAACTTGTCGAGTCAGGTGCTGTTGGATCGGGAGCGGTGTGTGTTGTGTGCGCGTTGCACACGGTTTTCCGAGCAGATTGCCGGAGATCCGTTCATCTCGCTGCTCGAGCGTGGCGCCTTGCAACAGGTAGGGATCGGCCCGGGTGAGGCGTTCGATTCCTACTTCAGCGGTAACACGGTGCAGATCTGCCCGGTCGGGGCATTGACCGGAACCGCCTACCGGTTCCGGGCCCGCCCCTTCGATCTGGTGTCCAGCCCCAGCGTGTGTGAGCACTGCGCCTCCGGATGCGCCCAGCGCACCGATCACCGCCGCGGCGTGGTGCTGCGCCGGTTGGCCGGCGACGACCCGGAAGTCAACGAGGAATGGAACTGCGACAAGGGCCGCTGGGCCTTCACCTACGCCCGGGTCGGCGACCGCATCACCACCCCGATGATCCGTGAGTCGGGACGTTTGCGTCCGGCGTCGTGGTCGGAAGCCCTCGGCGCAGCTGCCCACGGTCTCAGCGCCGCGGGGGGAGCGGGCGTGCTGGTGGGTGGCCGCGCCACCGCCGAGGACGCCTACGCCTACGCCAAGTTCGCGCGAATGGCTCTGAACAGCAACGACATCGACTTCCGCTCCCGCCCGCACTCGGTCGAGGAACAGGAGTTCCTGGCGGCGCACGTCGCCGGACGCCGCGACATCAGCTACGCCGACCTACAGACCGCACCCATGGTCGTGATGGCCGGGCTCGAACCAGAGGACGAATCCCCGATCGTGTTCCTGCGACTGCGCAAAGCGGTCCGCAAGCGCGGGTTGCGGATCGTGACGATCGCACCGTTCGCCTCACCGGGATCGGTCAAGCTGGGTGCCAACGTGGTGCTGACCGAACCCGGGCAGGAAGCGGTCGCCCTCGATGGGCTGACCGGCGCACTACCGCCGGACGCGATCATCCTGGCCGGAGAACGACTGGCCACCAGTCGCGGCGCGTTGTCGGCGGTGACTCGACTGGCTCAACAGACCGGCGCGCGACTGGCCTGGATTCCGCGCCGTGCCGGTGATCGTGGCGCCGTGGACACCGGCTGCCTACCCAATCTCCTGCCCGGTGGCCGGCCCGTCCAGCATGCGCGTGCTCGCGAGCAGGTCGAACGGGCTTGGGGGACAACCGGTTTGCCAGACCGCCCCGGGCTGAATCTCAGCGAGATGGTCACCTTGGGAGCCGGTGCCCTGCTCGTCGGCGGGGTGGATCCGGCGGACGTGCCCGACCCGCCCGCCATGCTGTCGGCCATCGAGTCGGCCGGTTTCGTCGTCAGTCTAGAGATCCGGCGAAGCGCGGTGACCGATCGCGCCGACGTTGTGTTCCCGGTCGCGACGGTGACCGAGAAGACGGGGTCATTCCTGAACTGGGAAGGCCGCCCCAGGCCCTTCGAAGCCGCTCTTTCCACCAGCGACGCGTCCGACCATCGGATCCTGCACAACCTGGCAGCAGCAATGGGTATCGACCTCGGTACACCCGACGCCGCAACGGTGCACGCCGAGATCGCTCGTCTCGGCAGCTGGGATGGCATGCACTCGGCGCTGGCGGACTACCTGCCGACACCACCCGCCGAACGTGCCCAGGGTGAGGCGGTGCTGGCGGGCTGGCGGTTGTTGTTGGATGCCGGCCGATTGCAGGATGGGGAGCCGTTTCTGGCGGGTACGGCGCGGCCGGCGGTGGTGCGGTTGTCGGCGGTGACGGCGGCCGGGATCGGCGCGGCCAACGGTGATGTGATCGTCGTTTCGACGGGCCGCGGCGAGATCGCGCTCCCCTTGGCCATCACCGAGATGCCTGATGGTGTGGTGTGGCTGCCGCTGAACTCACCGGGCAGTCCGGTGCATGAAAGGCTCGGAGTGACCGCGGGTGCGGTGGTGCGTATCGAGCGGGAGAGGACCGCATGA
- a CDS encoding NuoB/complex I 20 kDa subunit family protein has protein sequence MGLEEALPGGIVLSTVEKVAGFVRKGSLWPATFGLACCAIEMMATASPRFDIARFGMERFSATPRQADLMIVAGRVSQKMAPVLRQVYDQMAEPKWVLAMGVCASSGGMFNNYAVVQGVDHVVPVDIYLPGCPPRPEMLLNAILALHAKIAEMPLGVHRAEAVAAAEKAALAAPTTLELKGLLR, from the coding sequence ATGGGATTAGAGGAGGCGCTGCCGGGCGGCATCGTGTTGTCGACGGTGGAGAAGGTCGCCGGGTTTGTGCGTAAGGGGTCGTTGTGGCCGGCGACGTTCGGGTTGGCGTGTTGTGCCATTGAGATGATGGCGACGGCGTCTCCGCGGTTTGATATCGCCCGGTTTGGGATGGAGCGGTTTTCGGCCACTCCGCGTCAGGCGGATCTGATGATCGTGGCGGGGCGGGTGAGTCAGAAGATGGCGCCGGTGCTGCGCCAGGTGTATGACCAGATGGCCGAACCGAAATGGGTGCTGGCGATGGGGGTGTGTGCCTCCAGTGGCGGCATGTTCAACAACTATGCGGTGGTCCAGGGTGTGGATCATGTGGTGCCGGTGGACATTTATCTGCCCGGGTGTCCGCCGCGTCCGGAGATGTTGCTGAACGCGATTCTGGCGTTGCACGCCAAGATCGCCGAGATGCCGTTGGGGGTGCACCGCGCCGAAGCCGTCGCCGCAGCCGAAAAGGCGGCGCTGGCCGCACCGACCACCCTGGAACTCAAAGGGCTGCTGCGGTGA
- a CDS encoding NADH-quinone oxidoreductase subunit C, protein MSGDVSGYGRLVRRKPQWDSTPRPYGGYFDDVVDELSFALGDEFSYAVERVVVHAGQLTLHVTRGLLLVVARALRDVPALRFELCCGVSGVHYPQDAGRELHAFYPLMSITHNRRVQVEVACPDADPHVPSLFSVYPTTDWHERETYDFFGIVFDGHPGLTRIEMPDDWVGHPQRKDYPLGGVPVEYHGASVAPPDQRRSYN, encoded by the coding sequence GTGAGCGGCGACGTGTCCGGATACGGGCGACTGGTTCGCCGTAAACCCCAGTGGGACAGCACACCGCGGCCGTACGGCGGCTATTTCGACGACGTCGTGGACGAGCTCTCGTTCGCACTCGGCGACGAGTTCAGCTACGCGGTAGAACGCGTTGTCGTCCACGCGGGGCAACTCACCCTGCACGTCACGCGGGGACTGCTTCTCGTGGTCGCCCGTGCGCTGCGGGATGTGCCCGCGTTGCGCTTCGAATTGTGTTGTGGTGTTTCGGGTGTGCACTATCCGCAGGATGCGGGCCGGGAGTTGCATGCGTTTTATCCGTTGATGTCGATCACCCACAACCGGCGGGTTCAGGTGGAGGTGGCGTGTCCCGACGCGGATCCGCATGTGCCGTCGCTGTTTTCGGTGTATCCGACTACTGACTGGCATGAGCGGGAGACGTATGACTTCTTCGGCATCGTCTTCGACGGCCATCCGGGTCTGACGCGCATCGAGATGCCCGATGATTGGGTGGGTCACCCGCAGCGCAAGGACTACCCACTGGGCGGAGTACCGGTCGAATACCACGGCGCAAGCGTCGCGCCACCCGACCAGAGAAGGTCGTACAACTGA